From a single Brassica oleracea var. oleracea cultivar TO1000 chromosome C5, BOL, whole genome shotgun sequence genomic region:
- the LOC106292736 gene encoding uncharacterized protein LOC106292736 codes for MSRLTNKRTRCLLQKPVTPTLKTNLKKQTNKKMKTVSLLSRTVLHLCSSSKTNLKRQKILKESKANLKKQKKTERERKKKEDSCCFGCEEAYENNDETIFVKGFQHLRPRDEIKNELSNIFGSCGKIISVFVPMQCGTCVPLGFAFINLLNGKEKALKLNGSYMGGRKLKVMMATDSDEYFGFDDFDGCDLCGGPGKLRSRRPIDFDEVSFELYH; via the exons ATGTCTCGG CTGACGAACAAGAGGACTCGATGTCTATTGCAAAAACCAGTAACTCCTACTCTGAAGACAAATCTGAAGAAGCAGACGAATAAGAAAATGAAGACAG TCTCTCTCTTAAGTAGGACCGTGCTGCACCTGTGTTCCAGTAGCAAAACAAATCTGAAGAGGCAGAAGATACTTAAGGAGAGTAAAGCAAATTTGAAGAAGCAGAAGAAAACTGAG AGAGAGAGAAAAAAGAAGGAAGATTCTTGCTGTTTTGGATGTGAAGAAGCCTACGAAAATAATGATGAAACCATTTTCGTCAAGGGATTTCAACATTTGCGTCCTAGGGATGAAATCAAGAATGAATTGAGCAACATTTTTGGTTCTTGTGGAAAGATAATAAGCGTTTTTGTTCCCATGCAATGTGGCACCTGTGTTCCCTTGGG ATTTGCTTTCATTAATCTCTTAAATGGCAAAGAGAAGGCGTTGAAACTAAATGGAAGTTACATGGGAGGAAGAAAGCTTAAGGTGATGATGGCTACTGATAGTGATGAATACTTCGGGTTTGATGACTTTGATGGGTGTGACCTTTGTGGAGGGCCAGGCAAGCTCAGATCTCGTAGGCCGATTGACTTTGACGAGGTTTCTTTCGAATTGTACCACTGA